From the genome of Coleofasciculus chthonoplastes PCC 7420, one region includes:
- a CDS encoding DUF3370 domain-containing protein codes for MFAFFPIFPLAQATPTPPPPVEIVQPQDVRPLPGQLDQVPVFNSNSPELVQTEGILLSTFPGNNKATPSAHLNFPFQGRFDIFAHHVAKAPTPDDLRTLYLGILAHNPSTKSVTVDILQAASYLSQPDAPFIQLPAQVENPQGTVYAGPGSRVMSDILRGYRQAEFPPQVVIPPQSSRLLLNLPIPVKPLEPPINGRSTLMRLRSDGQVYLASLARYAPTDEAGNERAPTLVEWQQVLDKGELAGPRDRAPTPPDSTTGKIIYGRVAGVAQGSQWQTQLTDSPSSQVLTIPEPGDAFSYGLSTLAGGRLGTDQSQSARMLVRYPDTAYFAHGNYGVQYSLTLPLVNPTQETKTVTVSLQTPLKQEEIEDGLRFLEPPANQVFFRGTVRLRYNDDAGVPRTGYWHLVQQRGQEGEPLVTLKMPPSSQRLVQFDFLYPPDATPPQVLTVETLGVK; via the coding sequence ATGTTCGCATTTTTCCCTATTTTTCCCCTCGCCCAAGCTACCCCTACACCCCCACCCCCAGTGGAGATTGTCCAACCGCAAGACGTGCGTCCGTTACCGGGACAATTAGATCAGGTTCCTGTTTTCAATAGTAATAGTCCCGAACTGGTTCAAACCGAGGGAATTTTACTCTCTACGTTTCCAGGAAACAATAAAGCAACGCCTAGCGCCCACTTAAATTTTCCCTTTCAGGGACGTTTTGATATCTTTGCCCATCATGTGGCTAAAGCGCCAACTCCTGATGATTTACGGACGCTTTATTTAGGAATACTTGCACATAATCCTAGTACAAAATCGGTCACCGTTGATATTTTGCAAGCGGCTAGTTATTTGAGTCAACCGGATGCACCGTTTATCCAATTACCTGCTCAAGTGGAGAATCCCCAAGGTACAGTGTATGCGGGTCCTGGTAGTCGGGTGATGAGTGATATTTTGAGAGGCTATCGCCAAGCCGAGTTTCCGCCGCAAGTGGTAATTCCGCCGCAATCAAGCCGCCTGTTACTCAATTTACCGATTCCGGTGAAACCCTTAGAACCGCCGATTAATGGGCGTTCCACGTTGATGCGGTTACGTAGTGATGGACAAGTGTATCTAGCCAGTCTTGCGCGTTATGCACCCACTGATGAGGCGGGAAACGAACGCGCCCCCACCCTGGTAGAATGGCAGCAGGTATTGGATAAAGGGGAATTAGCCGGACCACGCGATCGCGCCCCGACTCCACCTGACTCAACAACGGGTAAAATCATCTATGGGCGGGTTGCAGGTGTGGCTCAAGGATCACAGTGGCAAACTCAGTTAACTGATAGTCCGAGTTCCCAGGTTTTGACGATTCCTGAACCAGGAGACGCCTTTTCTTATGGATTGAGTACCTTAGCAGGTGGACGTTTAGGAACTGATCAAAGCCAAAGTGCGAGGATGCTGGTACGTTATCCTGATACTGCTTATTTTGCCCATGGAAACTATGGGGTGCAATATAGTTTAACCTTACCGTTGGTGAATCCAACTCAGGAGACAAAAACAGTTACCGTATCCTTACAAACGCCTCTAAAACAAGAAGAAATTGAGGACGGATTACGGTTTCTAGAACCTCCAGCCAACCAAGTCTTTTTCCGAGGAACAGTGCGACTCCGCTATAACGATGATGCAGGAGTACCGCGAACAGGATATTGGCATTTAGTTCAACAGCGAGGACAAGAGGGGGAACCGTTAGTGACGCTAAAAATGCCCCCATCCAGTCAAAGATTAGTGCAATTCGATTTTTTGTATCCACCCGATGCAACGCCACCACAAGTTTTAACAGTGGAAACGTTAGGTGTTAAGTAG